ACTGAACACATAACCACAGTAACCAGAATACAGTTTTCTCATTTGTGTCATTTGCTGTATCTTCATGCAGAGATTCTCCCTGAGTGTCAGCTCAAACTCAAGTCAAACCTGAAgcagaagttccagtgtgtgctTGAGGGGATTTCTACAACAGGAAACCCGACCCTTCTGAAtgagatctacacagagctctacatcacagagggagggactgcagaggtcaatgatgaacatgaggtcagacagattgaaacagcatccaggaaaccagagagaccagaaacaaccatcagacaagGAGACATCTTTAAACTCCCACCTGGAAGAGATAAACCAGTAAGAACAGTTCTGACAatgggagtggctggcattgggaaaacagtcctaacacagaagttcactctggactgggctgaaggcaaagccaaccaggacatccagttcatatttccattcactttcagagagctgaatctGCTGagagaggaaaagttcagcttggtggaacttgttcatcacttctttactgaaaccaaagaagcaggaatctgcagctttgaagacttccaggttgtgttcatctttgatggtctggatgagtgtcgacctACTCTGGACTtcaacaaaactacaatcctaattGACCCTAGagagtccacctcagtggatgtgctgctgataaacctcatcagagggaaactgcttccctctgctcacctctggataaccacacgacctgcagcagccaatcagatccctcctgacggtgttggcatggtgacagaggtcagaggtttcactgacccacagaaggaggagtacttcaggaagagattcagagatgaggagcaggccagcaggatcatctcccacatcaagacatcacgaagcctccacatcatgtgccacatcccagtcttctgctggatcactgctacagttctggaggatgagCTGAAAACCAGTGACAGTGAAGATCTGCCTAAGACTCTCACAGAGCTCTACCTACGCCTTGTGCTATTTCACCTAAAAACAAAGGAcatcaagtatgatggaggagctgagacagattcatgcaggaagatgattgagtctctgggaaaactggcttttgatcagctgcagaaaggaaacctgatcttctatgaatcagacctgacagagtgtggcatcgatatcacagcagcctcagtgtactcaggagtgttcacacagatctttaaagctGATAAGCGTAACATGTTCAACAACGTTGTTTACTGTTTCGTCcatctgagcattcaggagttctttgctgctcttcatgtctatctgaccttcatcaactctggagtCAACCTGCTTAAGAAACAATCTCCTCTCTCTAAAATTTTCCAGAAAACACTTACTGTAAAAGACttctaccagagtgctgtggaAAAGGCCTTagagagtccaaatggacacctggacttgttcctccgcttcctcctgggactttcactgcagaccaatcagaatCTCCTACGcatgctgacacagacaggaagtagctcacagaccaatcaggaaacagtccagtacatcaagaagaagctcgGTGGGaaactgtctgcagagaaaagcatcaatctgttccactgtctgaatgaactggatgatcgttctctagtggaggagatccaacagtccctgagttcaggacgtctctccacagataaactgtctcctgctcagtggtcggCTCTGgacttcatcttactgtcatcagatcTGGATGAGTTCGA
The sequence above is a segment of the Oreochromis aureus strain Israel breed Guangdong linkage group 3, ZZ_aureus, whole genome shotgun sequence genome. Coding sequences within it:
- the LOC120434250 gene encoding NLR family CARD domain-containing protein 3-like, which produces MTTPKEILLGTLKDLRREEFEEFKWHLKNNGCVEGLPAIPESELENAERTDIVDLMFDAYSINTFEVTKNLLGSINRNDLLENLNNTIPEPKEILPECQLKLKSNLKQKFQCVLEGISTTGNPTLLNEIYTELYITEGGTAEVNDEHEVRQIETASRKPERPETTIRQGDIFKLPPGRDKPVRTVLTMGVAGIGKTVLTQKFTLDWAEGKANQDIQFIFPFTFRELNLLREEKFSLKRFRDEEQASRIISHIKTSRSLHIMCHIPVFCWITATVLEDELKTSDSEDLPKTLTELYLRLVLFHLKTKDIKYDGGAETDSCRKMIESLGKLAFDQLQKGNLIFYESDLTECGIDITAASVYSGVFTQIFKADKRNMFNNVVYCFVHLSIQEFFAALHVYLTFINSGVNLLKKQSPLSKIFQKTLTVKDFYQSAVEKALESPNGHLDLFLRFLLGLSLQTNQNLLRMLTQTG